The genomic window TTCTTCTGATTTCACTTGTTTTCGCTCAAATTGTGAATAGTCCGTCTGTAGCCAATCTGGCAACAGTTCGGTACGAATCGGTTTTTTCGCGCCTTTTTGCTCTTTTTCTTTCATAAATGTTTCATATTCTCGCGCTTCTTTTTTCGCTAATTCCATCGCTTGTTTCACCGTACGTACCTTTTTTCGCGCCCATGAACTCGCAATTTTTTCAACATATTTTTTCGGCAACTTCATATCCGTCCGCAGCATGACATAGTAAATAAGCACGTTCATGACACCTGGCGGCAATTTTTGTTTAAACATAATGTCTTCAATCAACTGTAAATCAGCTAATGCCGGTTCAACTCCACCAGAAAAATCCATAAGCAATTGTCTCGGCGAAACGGTTTCTAGTTGTTTTATTAAATATTCTTCTTCATTTTTTGGCTCGACATGTGCCATCGTTCGCTCCGCTAACGGTTGTACCCGATCATATAAACGCGGAAGCGCTTCACCACGTTCAAATTGATACCATTCTTGCGCCGCTTTTCGTAGTGCTTCGATGTCAATTTGTTCAGCGGGATCGATGACGCCCATCACAATTTTTTGCATATCAAGAGGACTAATCCCATACAGAAAAGAAAGCTTTTTGATTGCATCTTTTACTTTTTCAGTAATCGCCCGTCGTGGTACAAGGTGATGGGATAGTCCAGCGTAAAAGGCATCAAAGTCAAATATATCATCTTGCATCTTATACATCGCTCGTTCTTTTCCTATATATTGCTGTCCATCTTGAAGCATCACTTCTTGTTTCGCTTCATCACTTAATTTATGAATCATTTTTTCGGGTTGGATGGATGAAAAGACATCGTGAAATGAGCGGGTGATAGATGTAAATGACGTACGATCAATGGCACGATCAGAAAAAAACTTTTTCAGCTTTTGAAATTTTGTTTTTCCGACACGGTCATATAAAAATACATTTAAAACGCCATCGTTGAAAAATTGTTCTGGTGTAAGTGGAAGAAGCAATTCATAAATAAATACCCGTTCATCGTCTTCATTCGTTCGTTTCATGTACGTATTTAACAACCCGATCCCTTCAAGCTTTAAACGCTCGGCATATATCGTCGGCAAACTGCATTGCATGATCGCCATTAAGCTATGATGTGTCGTCTCCTCGCTCCATAGACGCGCTTGTTCAAGTTCGCTCCATAACGTCATATATAAGCTGTACGCTTGAGCCCCGATTAAAGGTTGATATAAAAGCGTCAATACTTTTCGGTCTAGTTCACTTAACACTCCGTTCGCATGGACAATATATCGGTCGACCGCAATTAACTCTTTCCAACTATATTCCATCTTATCGACCTTCTTCATATGAAAAAGAGCACGTTATGCTCTTTCTCCTTGTTCTTTTTTAATGAGCTCTTTTAATTCTTCAATAAAGACGTTTAAATCTTTAAACTGTCGATATACAGAGGCAAAACGAACGTAAGCGACTTCATCGATTTTTGATAATCTTTCCATCACCATTTCGCCGATCGTTTCACTTTTTACTTCATTTATGCCACTATTGCGCAATTCTCGCTCAATTTGCTGCGTCACTTGCTCTAATTGTTCAAGGGCAACCGGCCGCTTCTCACATGCTTTAATCAGCCCACGCAATATTTTTTCACGACTAAATTCTTCTCGCGTTCCTTCTTTTTTCACGACAATTAACGGTGTTTCCTCTACCTTTTCAAACGTTGTAAAACGAAAATGGCAACGTTCACATTCGCGACGACGGCGAATGGAACGCCCTTCATCAACTGGACGCGAATCAAGTACACGCGTCCCATGATGGTGACACGATGGGCATTTCATATGTATCAACTCCCGATAGTAATCTTACCCTTATAGTAGACAAAAAAAGGCACATACACAACTACTTCTCACTATATATTCCCGATCCGATGTATGTTAATCGTTTAGCTAATTGATCATATAAACGAATAATAAGTTGACGGCTAAATCCAAAGTCGATCGGCAACCACTTTGTTTCTGTTGTCACAGAAAAATCAATAGCTGTTTCAAACAGTCGAACAGAAATGACTGTCACGACGATAAATGCTTTTTTTCCTTTCGTAAGCGATACACTCATTTCTCCTCTTTCTTCAGAGATTGCTACAATATGATAGCCGTCCATTTGCTCAAATATTTCTTTCACTGTCTTTAATGCAGCCGTTTGCGTCGTTTTGTAATAGCGGCTTTTTAACTGCTCATCCGGGTGACGTTCCGATGTTTCATTATGATTCGTTAATACGTATTTCCACTTCACCTTTCGTCTCCTCGCCTTTCAATGAATGATAAAAAAGAGGTGCAGAATCTACACCTCTTTTCTCTTACATTTTATTATAAAGCTTTTGCTTGTTTAATTTCAATCGGACCCATGCCACGAGGCAATTCAATTGTTTCACGTGTTTGCGCGCCTAACGCTTCTGCAATATAGTCAGCAGCAATTGTTGGATCTAAATGTCCACATGTGTACACATCGATACTCGCATACCCGTGTTCAGGAAAACTGTGAATTGTTAAATGTGATTCAGAAATGATCACAACACCGCTAACGCCTTGTGGTGCAAATTTATGAAATGCAACTTCACGAATTTCCGCACCTGACTTTAACGCTGCATCAACAAATGTTTTTTCAATAAACTCGATGTCATTCAACTTATCAAAATCGCATCCCCAAAGTTCTGAGATAACGTGACGACCCATTGTATCCATGATCGTATCCCCCTTTAATAAATTTTGAAAAAATAAACGATGAATTTCTTTTGCTTTCTGGAATGTATAACTACCACGGGGGAAAGTTAGTCCAAAGAGGTCCTAACCCTTTAAGTAGTCACATTACCATGCGTTCAAGAAGTTCACGAAAAATAGTATACTTTGTTTATATATTTTTTTCAATATTGTTTTTTGTTTTTTTGTAAAATAGGCATAAAAATAACGCTGGAGCCCCAGCGTTATGACATGGCAACCGCTTCATTTTTTAATAACTGTTTCGCGACAAGCTTTGTTAAGTCGACAACGCGGCACGAATAACCCCATTCATTGTCATACCATGCTAATACTTTTACTTTTCGATTTTCGATCACCATCGTGGATAAGCCATCGACAATGGCAGAGTGTGGATTCGTATTAAAATCAATGGATACGAGCGGTTCCATCGTCACGTCTAAAATACCTTTTAACGATCCACGCGCTGCTTGCATAAATGCCTCGTTGACTTCATCGACCGTTACGTCTTTTTTGACATCGACAACGACATCAACAAGCGAAACGTTTGGCGTTGGAACACGCAACGCCATGCCGTGCATTTTTCCTTTTAAATGTGGCAATACGAGCGCTAACGCTTTGGCTGCACCTGTCGTTGTTGGAATGATCGATTGTGCGCACGAACGTGCACGGCGTAAATCTTTATGTGGATTGTCAATATTTTTCTGATCGTTTGTATACGCATGCACAGTTGTCATCAATCCATTTTCAATGCCGAATGCTTCATCAAGCACTTTCACAACCGGAGCTAAACAATTTGTTGTGCATGAAGCATTTGAAATAATGATATGTTCCGGAGAAAGCATATGTTCATTTACACCCATGACAATCGTTACATCTTCATCTTTTCCTGGCGCTGTTAAAATGACACGTTTTGCTCCTGCTTCGATGTGCATCATTGCTTTCTCTTTTGCGTTAAACTTTCCTGTCGCTTCAATGACAATATCGATTTGAAGCTCTCCCCATGGCAATAGGCGTGGATCACGGGAATTGAGCAACTGTACTTTTTTCCCGTTTACAATAAGCCCATCTTCAACCGGAATAACTTCTCCATCAAATTTGCCGTGGTTTGAATCATATTTTATTAAATGAGCTAACGTTTCAGGCGGATAGCTCGCATTAATCGCTACAATATCAAGATCTTGTTCAATAATCGCTTTTCGGAACACCATTCGTCCAATGCGTCCGAACCCGTTAATCGCTACTCTCGCTTTCATTATATAGCTCCTTTCAATATATATGTTATACTATTTACTTGTTATCTACAAAAATAGTATAACACTTTTAGTGTGTTTATGCTATAAAAAAATAAAAAAAGGGCGTCCTATTTTTCAAGGACACCCCAACGCATTAAGCATGTATGCAGTTGTCGTTTCGTTTCTTCTATCGTTCCGTTATTGTCGATCACAGCATCGGCTTTCTTTCTTTTTTCTTCAAGTGGCATTTGTGCTTTGATTCGCGCCCACGCTTCTTCAGCCGAAAAGCCATTGCGCTCACAAAGCCGATGAAGCTGGGTTTGTTCATCGACATATACAACGAGAATGCGATCAACGAGATGCTCTAATTTGCTTTCGAATAGAAGGGGAATATCAAGAACAACTACCTTTTTCCCCTGTTTCGCATATTGTTCTTTTTGTTGTAGCATATGTTTGCGCACAAGCGGATGAACGATGGCATTTAACTGTTTTCGCTTTTGTTCATCATCGAACACGATCGCACCGAGTTTGCGGCGATCAATTGCTCCGTTTGCATCTAAAATGTCGCGGCCGAACGTTTCAATGATGGGCTTATACGCCTCACCATTTATTGCTGTGACACGATGGGCAATTTCATCTGCATCAATGACAGGAATATGTAAGTCGCGAAACATCGCCGCGACCGTGCTTTTTCCGCTCGCAATCCCCCCTGTTAAACCGATCATTAACACTTACCGTCCCCCCTACCTCATTTTAAAAATACCAAGTACAATGAGCATAATTCCAGGCAAAAACGAATATTTTTGTAGCCAGTCATATGTCCTAAACGACTTACCAATTTTTAAACCGCTAAATAAAAAGCTAAAGCTAAGCAAACAAACGAGAAATGTCGTAAACGTTACAGAATAATTTAAAAGCGCTGCGCTCACTCCGGCTCCAAACGCATCAAGAGACAACGCAACACCTAAAAATACAGCTTCCATCCCTGTAATCGTACCTGATCGGTCAAAATCAGCCATCGTCGGCTTGCGTAAAATTTGAATAACAATACCGAGCGAACGAATTTCTACATTCATGAGAAACTTTTCTTCATTGTCGTCTCGTTTAAGGATAAATTGAATGAGCATCCATAGCCCTAATACGATCAATATACTTCCACCCATTGCGTTCGCAACAGTTGAGGAAAAAAACGCATATATGATGCGTCCAATGCCCATCGCTACTAAAAAAGTCATGCACGAAAACAGCGAAATAATGAGCAATGACCGAAGCGGAATATGCACATTCCGCATGCCATACGTAATCCCGACAGTCAAACCGTCGATGCTAACAGCTAAAGCAAGTAAAAATAAAGACCATGTGATCATCAGCGCCCGCCCCTTCCTTTGAAAAACTACCATAGTATATGGAAGAGGCCTAGGCAATGTTCTTACACTATGTTTGACAATGTTTACAATAATGCGTACCGCGATTCGCAACCGTTGTTTTGACAATGGGCTCTCCACATCGACGGCACGGCTTGTTTACGCGACCATATACGTACAATTGCGTCTGAAATGTTCCTATTTTCCCTTGTGTATTGACGTACGTTCGAACCGTACTTCCCCCTTTTTCAATCGCTTCTCGTATCGTTTCAACGATCGCTTCATGTAACGCTTCTACCTCCTGCGTCGTTAACGTAGCTGCGAGGCGTTCTGGGTGAATGGACGAACGAAATAGCACTTCATCGACATAAATGTTCCCTAACCCAGCAACAATCGTTTGATCAAGCAATACCGCTTTTATTTTTCGTTTTGTTCGTTGAAGCTGATCGGTAAGCCATGAAACAGTAAACTGCTCATCAAGTGGCTCGATGCCGATATGCAATAAAGGAGGAATGTTTTCCCCTTTATCGCACAAATGCATTGTCCCAAATTTACGCACATCGCGATAACGAAGTTCTGTACGATCTGTAAATGTAAAAAAGATATGCGTATGTCGATCAAATGGAGCATTTTCTTTTTCGTATATGTAGCGTCCTTCCATACGCAAATGGGACACAAGAACGACATCATCCAATTGAAAAATTAAAAATTTTCCTCGTCGTTGAATATCGGCAATCGTTTTTCCTTTTAATCGTTCACAAAATGTTTCTACGTCAGGATGTTGAATCATCTTTTCCCAATGCACTTTCACCCGTTCGATCGTTTTGCCGACAACAAGCGGAAGAAGCGTGCGCCGCACCGTTTCCACTTCAGGTAATTCTGGCATCATGTGTTCATCCTTTCTTTACTTTGCATCATACCACGTCGGTCCAAAGTGATAATCGACCTTTAGTGGAACACGTAATGATACCGCATTTTCCATCACGTCTGGAACAAGTTTTTTCAACAAATCAATTTCCTCTTTTGGAGCCTCTAAAATCAGTTCATCATGTACTTGCAATAATAGACGAGCTTGTAACCGTTCTTCATGTAACCGTGTCGCTAAATCAATCATCGCCTTTTTAATAATATCGGCAGCACTTCCTTGAATCGGCGTGTTCATCGCTGTCCGCTCAGCAAAGCTGCGAATATTAAAGTTGTTGCTCGTAATATCCGGTAAATAGCGACGACGATGAAGCAACGTCGTAACATATCCTTTTTGTTTCGCATCTTGTATAATTTCTTCCATATACCGTTTGACACCCGGATAACTTTGAAAATATCGCTCGATAAATTCCGCTGCTTCTTTGCGTGTAATGCCTAAGTTTTGCGATAATCCGTAGTCGCTAATTCCGTAAACGATACCAAAATTGACGGCCTTCGCTTGTCGGCGCATATGTGCGGTTACTTCTTCTTCCTTTACATGAAAAATGTCCATCGCTGTTTTCGTATGAATGTCGAGATCATGATGAAATGCTGCGATTAAATTTTCATCGTTAGCAATATGAGCTAACACCCGCAACTCAATTTGCGAATAGTCAGCCGCAAAAATGACCCAGTCATCAAAAGATGGGACGAATGCTTGACGAATTTTTCTTCCTTCTTCAATGCGAATCGGAATGTTTTGTAAATTAGGCTCCGTCGAACTTAAGCGCCCTGTTTGCGTCAATGCTTGTTGGAAAATGGTATGCACTTTCCCTGTATCTTGACGAACTACTTTCATTAATCCTTCTACATATGTCGATTGTAATTTTCCGAGCTGACGATAATGTAAAATTTGCTCGATGATTTCATGGTAAGGAGCTAATTTTTCTAAAACATCCGCCGATGTTGAATAACCTGTTTTCGTCTTTTTTACAATCGGCAACTGTAATTTCTCAAACAAAATCGTCCCTAGTTGTTTTGGGGAATTGATGTTAAATGTCGTTCCTGCTAATTCATAAATGCGTTGCTCAATTTGTTGAAGCTGAGCGGTGAACTCTTTCCCCATGTCTTGCAAGCGATTCACATCTACTTTTACACCGTGAAACTCCATTTGTGCCAAAATGAACGTAAGTGGTAACTCTAAGTGAATAAGCAATTCGAATTGTTCATTTTGCTTTAGTTCATGAATATATGTTTCTTTTAGCGAAGCGATCGCTTTTGCTTTTCGTACGAGATGTTCAGCTAATACATTTGTCGGGGGAATAGTTTGTTTTGCCCCTTTTCCGTATACTTCTTCATCGCTTTGTACGTCTGTATATTGCTTTGTTTTTGCAACAGCAGCGACATCTCCGTTTGCATCTGTCGGATTGAGCAAGTATGCAGCTAATAATAAATCAAAATCAACACCTTTCAATTCAATGCCGTGCCACTTTAGCGCAACAATCGCTCGTTTCGCATCAAACACACTTTTTTTACATCGCTCATTCTCAAGCCATGTTCGAAATATAGATGAGGCGAAAGCAACATCTGTCGGAATAAAAAAATGTCCTCGCTCATTAACAAGTGCAAATCCGAGAATCGGTGCTTGATGATAATTCGCATCGAGCACTTCGACAACAAGGGCGCTCTCTTCCGTCAACATATGTTCTTCAATCGTTTGCACCGTCACAAAAGAGACGTTCGTTAACGATCGTTGTTCATGTAAAGAATTTCCGATTTTATCCATTAACGATGTAAAACCTAGCTCTTGAAATAACGCTGCCAGTCGCTCAACATCGTATGACTGCCATGCTAATTCATCAAGCGATAGCGTAAGCGGAACGTCGCGATGAATGGTTGCTAGCTGTTTACTTAGTAGCGCTTGTTCACGATACGTCTGCAAATTTTCTTTTAGTTTTTTTCCTGAAATATGTTCAAGTGATGCAAGTACGTGTTCAACTGTTCCGTACTCCTTTAACAACTTTAATGCTGTCTTTTCTCCGACTCCCGGAACACCTGGGATATTATCCGATGCATCTCCCATTAACCCTTTTAAATCAACAATTTGCGCCGGCGTTAATCCGTACTTTTCAAGTACATGTTCTGGTGTATATCGTTCCATATCTGTTATTCCTTTTTTCGTCACATGGACATGAATACGCTCAGACGCTAATTGAGTTAAGTCCCGATCCCCTGAAATAATCACAACGTGAAATCCTTCTTTTTCCGCTTGTGTCGCGAGCGTCCCAATAATATCATCGGCTTCATAATTTTCAAGCTCATACGTGCGGATGTTATACGCATCAAGCAACTCACGTAAAAATGGGAACTGTTCTGATAGTTCCGGTGGTGTTTTTTGTCTCCCACCTTTATATTCTGTATACACGTCATGACGAAATGTCGTTTTCCCTGCGTCAAACGCCACGAGCATGTGCGTCGGCTTTTCTTCTTCAATGAGCTTCATTAACATCATGGTAAAACCGTAAATCGCATTTGTATGAATCCCTTTATCATTATGTAAGAGCGGCAGAGCAAAAAAAGCGCGGTAAGCGATGCTATTGCCGTCGATCAATACTAATTTATTTGCCAAACCGAAAACCTCCTCTTTATTCACTTACGCTTATTTTACCACGATACCCGTAAAAAAAGAAAAAAGACGAGAACGTTCGTTGTCCTCGCCTATTCCAAGACAATCGGCTTCTTGGATGAAGGGGTTTTCATCTGTTATCTTACCAATATTTTTTGAATATATGGTAAATCGTTTGTAAATATATCGTAAAAAATTACTCGTCTAAACAAGCATCGATGCGAAAATGCACGGTAAAGGTCGTTCCTACCCCTACTTCACTTTTGACAGAAATCGTTCCGTGATGTGCCTCCACTAAATGTTTTACAATCGCCAATCCAAGACCTGTTCCACCTGAATTGCGACTTCGTGCTTTGTCTACGCGATAAAATCGTTCAAAAATGCGCGGAATTTCTTTTTGTTCAATACCAATTCCTGTGTCGCTGACATGAACACGCAATTGTTTATCGTCCTTTTCGATGGAAACAGTGACGCGTCCACCTGCTGGCGTATAAGCGATGGCGTTGTTAATTAAATTAATAAAAATTTGCTTTAAACGATGTAAATCCCCATACATATAACAAATCGGTGCATTCGATGTGCATGATAATGCAATTTGTTTATCGTTTGCTTTCGCTTCAAGCATAACAATGACTTCTTTTAATACTTCATGCAAGTCAACAACAGATACATTTAATGTAAATCCTTGTTGTTCAATTTTCGATAAATCAAGCAAATCTTGAATTAAATGTTGAAGTCGTTCACTTTCTTTTAAAATAATCGTTAAAAAATATTCAAGCGTTTGAGCATCATGCATCGCCCCATCTAACAACGTTTCCGCAAAACCTTTAATCGATGTAATCGGCGTTTTTAGTTCGTGTGAAACGTTCGCGACAAAATCTTTTCGCATTTGCTCAAGCTTTTTTAGCTCAGTAATATCATGGAACACAACAATAATTCCTTTCCATTCATCGTTCGTTCCGATAATCGGTGTTCCGTATACTTCGAAATGTTTTCGCTCAATACCGACAGGAAGAAGCAATTGTTTACGTACGTTTACTTCGGTCATAAATATTTCTTCCACAAGCGCAATAACTTCTTTATGCGGAAACGCCTCATAATATAAACGATGAACATAGTCGGACGGATCAATATGAAACATTTCCTTATACGCGCGGTTCATCAGCGAAATGTAGCCACGTTGATCAATTAAAATTAAGCCGCTCCCCATATTTTCAATTAATGCCCGCAAGCGATCTTGCTGCATTTCTTGCATGCGCACCATCTCTTGTAAATTGCGCGCTAAAATGTTAAGCGACTGACTAAGCATTCCTGTTTCATCTTCTCGACTTTCGTACGTTCGCGCCTTATAATTGCCGCGTGCAAGTTCCATCGCCACTTTTGTCGCGGTCTCAATCGGTTTTGTATATTGATTCGTAATTTTAATACCTAATAAAAGAATGATGAAAAATGCAATGCTTAAGCTGAATGTAAGCAAAATCCAAATTTGTTCATTTACCCGCTCAATCGCATATATCGGTAAGCTGAGAACGATATGCCCCAGTTGTTCATCTCGTTGCCAAAATGGGACCGCATAGTAATATAAATCTTGCTCTTCTTCAAATATAACGGACCGATCTTCTTGTTTTAATAACGTTTGAATCAATTTTTTATGACGTTTTTCATCAATGGATACGTAATTGTTCGTATCAAACATAAGCTTCCCATCTCGGTCAACAATGGTGATGCGAGCAGACAACATATCGCTAATGGCACGCAATTTTTGCTCAAACGATGATGATTGGAGCGATTTATTTTCCATATATAAAGCTAAAAGCTTCGCCTCTTTTTCCATACGTTCATGGACAGTATCTGCATAAAATTTTTGAAATAATTGGCCTAATAATAACCCAAGACCAAATAAAACAGATAAAATGACTGAAATGAGGCCAAGCAATAGCCGAGAGCGAAATTTATTCATCCGCTTTCGGCTCCTCTAGCTTATACCCTAATCCGCGTATCGTTTTTATATATACGGGTTTTCGCGTATCTTGTTCAATTTTTTCACGCAAATGGCTAATATGTACATCGACAATGCGCGTATCACCAGCAAAATCGTAATTCCATACGGCGCTAAGCAATTGATCGCGCGTCAGCACACGCCCTTTATATTTCGCTAAATATGCTAATAGTTCAAACTCTTTCGGAGTTAATTCTAATCTTTGCTCTGCAAAATACGCCTCATAACGATCTGGGAAAATTTTTAGTTGCCCGACAATGAGCGAATCGTCACCATTTTCTTGTTTTTCTTCATGTCCATGAATGGTCGTTCGGCGCAAAATCGCCTTGACACGCGCGACAACTTCGCGTGGGCTAAACGGCTTTGTCATATAATCATCAGCACCTAGTTCAAGCCCAAGCACTTTATCAAACTCATCGTCTTTTGCCGTCAACATTAAAATAGGTGTCATCACTTTTTGTTGACGCAATTGCTTACATACTTCGATACCATCTAATTTTGGTAACATTAAATCGAGAATGATAAAATCGGGTCGTTCTTCCAATGCTTTATGAAGCCCTTCTTCCCCATCATAAGCTGTTAATACAATAAATCCTGCCTGCTTTAAATTGTACTCTAATAAAGTGACGATCGAGTGCTCATCATCGACAACTAACAGACGTTTCGACATAGCCATCCTCCAACAACGTAAATTTGTTACATTTTTATTATAACGGGTTACTTTGAAAGATAAAAATAAAAAAAGAGGCGATGCCCCTTTTAAAAGTTATCTAATGCTTTTTCTTCCATAAACGGATATGGAGGAACGACACGCAACGCCCCAACTAATATTTCTTCTCCATCTCGAACCGCTTGAACGGAAATATGAATTTCATTGTTTTCTTCATCAACATGCGTTACTTCAAATAAAAACTCCACGTGTTCATAATGATATACCGGTCGTTTAAATTCAATCGTTTGGGAAACGATATGACTTCCTGGACCTGGTAAATATTTCGAAATAGCTGATGTAATCATACCTGTTAACATAATCGCTGGTACGATCGGACGTTTCAACGGTGTTTGAGATGCATAGTCATGTTGAATATAAAGCGGGTTCGCATCGTTTGTCAGCCCTAAATATAACAATAAATCTTTATCTTCAATCGCTTCCGTTAATACGAGCTTCTCCCCTACCGAAATGTCCGAAATTAAACGCCCAATTTTACGCTTTTTCCCTAACATCGCCATCTCCCCTTTGTTTGACCATATATAAAAATTCGGGGAAAGGTCCCCCGAATTTTTTATCATTGTAATACTTTCATCACGTTTTTCACCGATTCAACAGATTTCGCTAATGCTGCTTTTTCTTCTTCTGTTAGCTGTAATTCGATCACTTTTTCGATTCCGTTGCCACCTAAAATCGTTGGCACACCTAAATAAATGCCTTCATATCCGTATTCGCCTTCTAAATAAGCGATGGCTGGAAGAACTCGGCGCTGGTCTTTTACGATCGCTTCAACCATCTCAGCAAGGGAAGCGGCTGGCGCATAATAAGCACTACCGTTGCCTAGCAAGTTGACGATTTCACCGCCACCTTTACGCGTACGTTCAACAATGGCATCTAAACGCTCTTTTGGGATTAACGTTTCAAGCGGAATGCCTCCTGCGTATGAGTAACGTACAAGCGGTACCATATCATCTCCATGACCGCCTAAAACAAATCCTGTAATGTCTTTAACAGATAAGTTTAATTCTTGTGCAACAAATGTTCGGAAACGTGCGGTATCTAATACACCCGATTGACCGATGACGCGGTTTTTCGGAAAGCCTGATTCTTTAAATACTGTATATGTCATCGCATCTACTGGGTTTGTTAAGACGATAATAAAGCAGTTTGGTGAGTATTTGACGACTTCTTTCGTTACAGCTTTCATAATGCTTTGATTTGTCGTTACTAAGTCGTCACGGCTCATCCCTGGCTTCCGCGCAATCCCCGCAGTGATGACAACGATATCTGAATCAGCCGTATCCGCATAATCTGACGTACCAATAATGTTCGCGTCAAAACCAAGAACTGGGCTTGACTCAAGCATATCGAGCGCCTTTCCTTTTGTCGGATTTTCCAATTGTGGAATGTCGACAAGAACGATATCCCCTAGCTCTTTTTGCGCTAAAATAAACGCTGTTGTCGCTCCCGTAAATCCAGCACCGATAATTGAGATTTTTTTACGTTTCATACCCACGTTCTTCCATCCCCTTTTTTCGTTTATTCGCTCATATTTCGAATGAGAGCATCCGCAAATTCAGAGCATTTCACTTCTGTTGCACCTTCCATTAAGCGCGCAAAATCATATGTGACCACTTTAGATGCAATTGTTTTTTCCATAGAGTCAATAATGAGTTTCGCTGCTTCGTTCCAACCGAGATGTTCAAACATCATTACACCAGATAAAATGACCGATGACGGATTTACTTTATCTAATCCTGCATATTTTGGTGCCGTGCCATGCGTTGCTTCAAAAATTGCATGACCTGTTTCATA from Anoxybacillus gonensis includes these protein-coding regions:
- a CDS encoding replication initiation and membrane attachment family protein, yielding MEYSWKELIAVDRYIVHANGVLSELDRKVLTLLYQPLIGAQAYSLYMTLWSELEQARLWSEETTHHSLMAIMQCSLPTIYAERLKLEGIGLLNTYMKRTNEDDERVFIYELLLPLTPEQFFNDGVLNVFLYDRVGKTKFQKLKKFFSDRAIDRTSFTSITRSFHDVFSSIQPEKMIHKLSDEAKQEVMLQDGQQYIGKERAMYKMQDDIFDFDAFYAGLSHHLVPRRAITEKVKDAIKKLSFLYGISPLDMQKIVMGVIDPAEQIDIEALRKAAQEWYQFERGEALPRLYDRVQPLAERTMAHVEPKNEEEYLIKQLETVSPRQLLMDFSGGVEPALADLQLIEDIMFKQKLPPGVMNVLIYYVMLRTDMKLPKKYVEKIASSWARKKVRTVKQAMELAKKEAREYETFMKEKEQKGAKKPIRTELLPDWLQTDYSQFERKQVKSEEELEQKRRELEERLKKPKS
- the nrdR gene encoding transcriptional regulator NrdR; translated protein: MKCPSCHHHGTRVLDSRPVDEGRSIRRRRECERCHFRFTTFEKVEETPLIVVKKEGTREEFSREKILRGLIKACEKRPVALEQLEQVTQQIERELRNSGINEVKSETIGEMVMERLSKIDEVAYVRFASVYRQFKDLNVFIEELKELIKKEQGERA
- the speD gene encoding adenosylmethionine decarboxylase; the encoded protein is MDTMGRHVISELWGCDFDKLNDIEFIEKTFVDAALKSGAEIREVAFHKFAPQGVSGVVIISESHLTIHSFPEHGYASIDVYTCGHLDPTIAADYIAEALGAQTRETIELPRGMGPIEIKQAKAL
- a CDS encoding glyceraldehyde-3-phosphate dehydrogenase translates to MKARVAINGFGRIGRMVFRKAIIEQDLDIVAINASYPPETLAHLIKYDSNHGKFDGEVIPVEDGLIVNGKKVQLLNSRDPRLLPWGELQIDIVIEATGKFNAKEKAMMHIEAGAKRVILTAPGKDEDVTIVMGVNEHMLSPEHIIISNASCTTNCLAPVVKVLDEAFGIENGLMTTVHAYTNDQKNIDNPHKDLRRARSCAQSIIPTTTGAAKALALVLPHLKGKMHGMALRVPTPNVSLVDVVVDVKKDVTVDEVNEAFMQAARGSLKGILDVTMEPLVSIDFNTNPHSAIVDGLSTMVIENRKVKVLAWYDNEWGYSCRVVDLTKLVAKQLLKNEAVAMS
- the coaE gene encoding dephospho-CoA kinase (Dephospho-CoA kinase (CoaE) performs the final step in coenzyme A biosynthesis.), producing MIGLTGGIASGKSTVAAMFRDLHIPVIDADEIAHRVTAINGEAYKPIIETFGRDILDANGAIDRRKLGAIVFDDEQKRKQLNAIVHPLVRKHMLQQKEQYAKQGKKVVVLDIPLLFESKLEHLVDRILVVYVDEQTQLHRLCERNGFSAEEAWARIKAQMPLEEKRKKADAVIDNNGTIEETKRQLHTCLMRWGVLEK
- the ytaF gene encoding sporulation membrane protein YtaF — its product is MMITWSLFLLALAVSIDGLTVGITYGMRNVHIPLRSLLIISLFSCMTFLVAMGIGRIIYAFFSSTVANAMGGSILIVLGLWMLIQFILKRDDNEEKFLMNVEIRSLGIVIQILRKPTMADFDRSGTITGMEAVFLGVALSLDAFGAGVSAALLNYSVTFTTFLVCLLSFSFLFSGLKIGKSFRTYDWLQKYSFLPGIMLIVLGIFKMR
- the mutM gene encoding DNA-formamidopyrimidine glycosylase, translating into MPELPEVETVRRTLLPLVVGKTIERVKVHWEKMIQHPDVETFCERLKGKTIADIQRRGKFLIFQLDDVVLVSHLRMEGRYIYEKENAPFDRHTHIFFTFTDRTELRYRDVRKFGTMHLCDKGENIPPLLHIGIEPLDEQFTVSWLTDQLQRTKRKIKAVLLDQTIVAGLGNIYVDEVLFRSSIHPERLAATLTTQEVEALHEAIVETIREAIEKGGSTVRTYVNTQGKIGTFQTQLYVYGRVNKPCRRCGEPIVKTTVANRGTHYCKHCQT